The Candidatus Paceibacterota bacterium genome segment GGGGAGCCAGAAGCGATATATTGCATAGTTATAGAAATAGTCGATCGAGCGGAAAGGGGGGAGGATAAATTGGCTCAAGGGATCTTTTTCCCAGACCTGGAATTGGATCGACGTCGAAAAGCACGCGGTCATAATAAAAACAGACATCAAAAATAGGATGCCGAATTTAACAAAGCCCGCGCTGACCCTTTTGTTTTTCACATAATCGTATAGCAGCAAAAACATCCATAGGAAGGATATTGCAAGCTCGGATATTTTTAATGCAGGAAGAATTTGCACAGTGTTTTGTTTAGAATATTTTTGTGAAGAATTTGTTTTTGTTTTGCTCGGCGAGCCTAAAGCTTAGTTTTAGGATAATCCTAAAACTAAGCTTTAGGGCACAAGGCGCTGAAGATTTAATTTGCTTTAAGACCCATCGATCTAGCAGCCATTATGGATAGATCGTTTTTTAACGATCTATCGAAATGAGTGCTAACTTAGAAATCTGTTCCTCCACCCAAAATTGTCAGACTAGTTCCGGTTTCGTATAAATCCGGGTTATTGCCGCCGTCCGATACTGCCTTCGCACCGAATTCGGTGCTTTCGAGTTTGGCATCTATCTCATAAGTTAAGCTATCTCCGCAAGCATATCTATAAACAAGGTCTGAATTGGCCACGCCTGCAGCAGTAACTGTATTGACCGGGTCAACTGGAAAATTCGATATTGGAGAGCCTCCCGCTAGACTGCTTATATTAACGGGAATCCATCCATTTCCGGTCGTAAGCCCGATATTTGCTGCGGTTACCTGACCAGCGCCAGCTGTTCCTGTGAAAGTGGTTCCATCCAGTATCATATCCGAAATATCGGTGGTATCGCTTGGAACGCTGTAATATATCTTACCACTGGATTCTTCTCCTACCCAGGTTGCTCCCACTTTGCAGGAACCATTGCTTCCCATGTCCATGGCAGGGGTCGTACTATTTGTAAGATATAGTCCGATGGCTGTTTTAACTGTTGAAAGATCGGTCATCCTTTGAGTGTCCCTGCTTTTCTTCATCGTTTCTGCCGGATTTAGCACCAGGATCAGGGCCATAGCCAAGATTGATAGTATTGCAATGACTATCAAAAGTTCCAGAAGCGTAAATCCTTTTAATTGTTCTTGTTTAGTCACAATTTTTCACCCCCTTTCAAAATTAGTTATTATATGTTAGTTCATTTGATTCATCAATAAAAAGTCCGGCATTGCCAAAATCACAAACAACAAACAAAAATCATTTGTGTTTTGGACACTGTAGTTTGTTCATATATTTTCATTTGTGATTTGTTTTTTTGATATTGATTTGAAATTTGCCATTTGAGCTTTGACGTTAAGGCTTTATTCATCCTATTGTTTCATTCGTCGCAGTAACATTGAGCTTATCGCTATTCTGTCCAAACTATCCGATGTGCTTATTTACGAACTCGATTATATTATCCAGAGAATAATCCGCCTTGATGAGATATTCTTTCGCTCCGAGAGAGAGCGCTTTGTCTTTGTCGCTTTGCTGTCCAAGATTGGAAAGAATGATGACCGGAATGTTCTTTATTTTTTCATCTTGCGCCATCCTCTTCAGGAATTCAAAACCGTCGATCTTCGGAAGCATCAGGTCCAGAAGGATCAGCTTGGGCAATTCGCTCTTTGCCTGGTCCAGCCCGGAAACTCCGTCCATAGCCGTGACGACATTGAACCCTTCTTTTGTGAATTTGATGTTGTAGGCCTTGATCAAAAATTTGTCGTCTTCGACTACCAAGATCTTTTTTCCGTTTTTTGCCATGTTTTTTTGCGGTAATGTTTAATTCGTTCTATGCAATCATTTTTGCCCGGACGACCGTGGTCTTTTTCGGGGAATGGAAGGGGGTTATTTGAGGTATTCCTTGATCCTGTCAACAATATCTTCCAGCTTATATTCCGTTTTGATGAAATATGCCTCTGCACCGAGCGCGAGAGCCCTTTCCTGGTCGCTTTTCTGGCCGAGAACGGAAATGGTCAGAACCGGTATACCCTTGAGCTCATCGTCCGCTTTGATCTGTTTCAGGAACTCGAATCCATCGACTCTCGGAAGAAGCAGGTCCAGAACGATAAGGTCCGGTTTTTTTTCTTTAGCCATGACCAGCCCGTCTTCGCCGTTCGCGGAAAGGAGTACATTAAAACCCGCATTCTTTATTTTTATGGAATACGCTTTCGTGAGGTATCTGTCGTCTTCAACTATAAGTATAGTCTTTTTTTTCTTTGCCATATGTTTTTGTTGTTACAGGATGATTATAGCACAAAATAAGCGAAATTTGAACAATCTCCGGAGAACTGCGGTCAGATCAGCATTTTTTTGTCATTTTCATCGATCTCGCAGACCATATTTTCGATTGGAATCGTGAAATAGAATGTCGTGCCCTTGTTCTCAACGGATTCGAACCAGATCTTCCCGCAGACCATATTTATGATCGATTTCACTATATAGAGGCCCAAGCCAGTTCCATTCGCTTCATATCTGATGGCATTGCTTGCCCGCGCGAACTTTCTGAAGATCTTCACCTGTTCATCTTCGGGGATGCCTATGCCATTGTCTTTGATCTTAAACAGCACGAAATCTTTGTTATATCTGCTGACCTGAAGCTCGATGATCCCTTTTTGCGGAGTATATCTCGATGCGTTGAGCAGGACGCTGCTCAGGACATTCCGGAGGAGGTTCTTGTCGGTGTTTATCTCAAGGTCTTTGTCGGCGATGCAGTTATATGATATCTTCTGTTTCTTTTCCGTGAAAAAGGGCTTGATCTCTTTCAGAAGTTCGCTTATAGTCTTGCAAAGTTTTATTTTCTCGATGTTTATCGCGAGGCGCCGGCTTTCGATCCTGGATACGTTGAGCATTTGGTTCACGAAATTGATCATATTCTTGTTGCTTTCATGTATCTCGCTGACGACATCTTTCTGTTCTTTTTTGAGAGCTCCGACATCTCCGTCAAGAAGGATCTCCAGGAACCACTTCATTGCCGAAAGGGGAGTTCTCAGCTGGTGTGAAACGATCGAGATGAAATCTGTTCTCATTCTTTCCGCTTCCCTTTTGAACGTCACGTCTTTGAAAATTATGATGCATCCGATAATGACGCCTTTGTAGTTCTTGATCGGGGCGGCATTTATGTCGACAAGGACCATTTTTCCTTTTTTATTCAAAATGGCGAGATCGTCCAGCTCCACTTTTTCACCTTTCAAAAGGACCTTGTCGATAAAATCCTCCTTGGTCTTTTGGGTCTCTTCTTCAATGAACTTGATCTTTTTGCTGAATGTTTCTCCTTCGAATTCATCCACTCCAAGTCCCGTGATCTTTTCTGCGACCGGATTGAATGCGATCACTTTTTTCTCTTCGTCGATCGCAAGAACCGCGTCGCCCATGCTGTTGAGAAGCGCTTCGAGCTTGTCTTTCTCTTCCTGGACGTTGTCGCGCTCTATGTATATGCTTTTTAAAACGCTTTCAAGGTTTTTTCTTGAAAATTCCCGTTCTTCTTCTATCAGTTTCATTTCCGTTATGTCCTTGAACACAACAATCGCTCCGGTAGAATTTCCGCTTTCGATGGGTGCTATCATGATCTCGACGGGGAAGATCCGTCCTTCTCTTGTTTTGAAATAGTATTCATCGTTTAATTTCAGCGAGATGGACCTTCCGGTTTTGAAAACATGCTCGAACGGCCACTTGTCGCTGGGCACCATGTCCATGTTGTGCAATATTTCGAGGGTTTCTTTCAGATTCTTTCCCTGCAGATCTTTTGAAGCGGTTCTGGTTATAAGCGAAGCCGCGGTGTTTGCGAGGAGTATGTTGTATTTCTCGTCGATCAACAGCAGTCCTTCGCTTATGGAGGAAAGGAGAGTCTTCAGCTGCAGGCTTTCTTTTTTGAGACGGACATTTTTTTCATCTATGCTGTCGAGCATCTTGTCGAATGTGTCGGAAAGGTATCCCATTTCGTCATTTGATCTTATCCTTGCTCTGACAGACAGATCTCCTCCGAGTATCTTTTTTGAAACATCGATCAGGCTCAATATCGGCGCTGTAGTCTTTCTTGAATATATTGCAAGCATTATGCTTCCGAAAAGAAGCAGGAAGAATATGAAGAAGATGGATCCCAGTTTGAAAACATTATTGCTTTGCCGGACTCTGCTGATCATCGAATCAATATATTCTTTTGTTTTTGCATTCCGTACCCGATTCTCGAGCGACACATTATCTATTTTTTCCAGATAATATCCGTAATTGAGGTCAAGATCGATCAATGAATTTTTTTCAATAATGGACCGATCGGCAATTCCCGCATATGTTGCCACAAGCCCCGAGAACTCATCCGACTCTTCTTTTTTTGAGGCGGCTTCCAGATCTTCGATCAATGCCAGCCACTCGTCCGAATGTTCTTTGTCTTCAAATTGGAAATTAAATTCTTTTTCGCTGTAACCCACTTGCGTCAACAGCAGTTCCATATCGGCCGTTAACTTGCTGTATTCTCCGATGCGTCCTTCTCTTGTTTCCTCAAGGTCGGAAAGGGTGGCGCTGTGTGCCAAGTTCTGTTCGTAACGGGATTTTCTGTTCAAGGAGATCTTCTGTGCAAGGTCGAGATATTGATCTTTGATCTTTTTGATGCTTGAAATATAGTCATGCAAATTGGGATCGTTTTGCATAACCTCTATGGCATGGTCAAAATGTGAAGCTGAAAATGTCATTTCGGACCGGAGCGAGTCGTATTTATCGGGGCTCAACGTCGAATATGAATACGCGACCTTGGAAAAATCTTCCGAGTGAGTTATGATGTCGTCTACCGCTTTTCCGAGGGATGACATGTTTTCTATCGAACTCCCCAGTTTTTCAATATAAATGATCGCAAAGCCGGTGCTTATGCAGAGAAAAACCGCATTAGTCAGGAAGAAAAGGAAAAGTTTTGTTTTGATCTTGAGCATAATGATTAGAAATTCATGATTTTTTCAACTTCCCTGAAATCGCTATTGCTTGTTTTGATAAACCGGTCGATGTCCATGTTTTCCAGGACCAGCCTTCCCTCCTCGGAATTGTTCATGGTCAAAAGAAGGTTTTGTATTTTGGCAGCCGTTTGATCGTCTAAATCGACGCTCAGCATAAAAGTGTTGTTTGGATAAGACCCCCCTTTTTCAATCACATTGATCTTGTCCTGGATGCCGGGATCTTTTTCGATCAAAGCTAGCAGATCCAAGCTTTTCACTGCGCCGCCGTCGAAATTGCCGGAAATGACCGCATCGACTACGTTTGATGTGGTTTTGAGGAAAGAAGATGCTCTGAAAAAAATATCGGGGTCATGGCCCAATGACCTCAGGAGATATGCCGGAAAAAGATATCCGGACGTCATATTTATGTCGACATATGCGAATCTTTTGTTTCTCAGGTCCTCAATGGATTCTATCCCACTGTCTTTTTTCGCTATGACGTAGGCATCATATGTGGATATTCCGTTCTGTTCACCCCTTGCGACGGGAAAGCCAAGGTTATTCTTTATTATGCGATATCCCACGGCGCTTCCGACGAACGCGCTTTTTATCTTGTGATTTTCTATCTGTTCAATAAAAGACCCCGCATCTTTGACTGGTACGACATACCATTGGACGCCGGAGTATTTATTCAGATAGTCTGCAAAGGCTTGATATTGAGCGAT includes the following:
- a CDS encoding type II secretion system protein; translation: MTKQEQLKGFTLLELLIVIAILSILAMALILVLNPAETMKKSRDTQRMTDLSTVKTAIGLYLTNSTTPAMDMGSNGSCKVGATWVGEESSGKIYYSVPSDTTDISDMILDGTTFTGTAGAGQVTAANIGLTTGNGWIPVNISSLAGGSPISNFPVDPVNTVTAAGVANSDLVYRYACGDSLTYEIDAKLESTEFGAKAVSDGGNNPDLYETGTSLTILGGGTDF
- a CDS encoding response regulator codes for the protein MAKKKKTILIVEDDRYLTKAYSIKIKNAGFNVLLSANGEDGLVMAKEKKPDLIVLDLLLPRVDGFEFLKQIKADDELKGIPVLTISVLGQKSDQERALALGAEAYFIKTEYKLEDIVDRIKEYLK
- a CDS encoding response regulator, encoding MAKNGKKILVVEDDKFLIKAYNIKFTKEGFNVVTAMDGVSGLDQAKSELPKLILLDLMLPKIDGFEFLKRMAQDEKIKNIPVIILSNLGQQSDKDKALSLGAKEYLIKADYSLDNIIEFVNKHIG
- the phnD gene encoding phosphate/phosphite/phosphonate ABC transporter substrate-binding protein is translated as MKLKNIFIVSAITLLLVFCAMLYVFFIRNRISTVEPEISTVAMGILTSDDKVIAQYQAFADYLNKYSGVQWYVVPVKDAGSFIEQIENHKIKSAFVGSAVGYRIIKNNLGFPVARGEQNGISTYDAYVIAKKDSGIESIEDLRNKRFAYVDINMTSGYLFPAYLLRSLGHDPDIFFRASSFLKTTSNVVDAVISGNFDGGAVKSLDLLALIEKDPGIQDKINVIEKGGSYPNNTFMLSVDLDDQTAAKIQNLLLTMNNSEEGRLVLENMDIDRFIKTSNSDFREVEKIMNF
- a CDS encoding PAS domain S-box protein, translated to MLKIKTKLFLFFLTNAVFLCISTGFAIIYIEKLGSSIENMSSLGKAVDDIITHSEDFSKVAYSYSTLSPDKYDSLRSEMTFSASHFDHAIEVMQNDPNLHDYISSIKKIKDQYLDLAQKISLNRKSRYEQNLAHSATLSDLEETREGRIGEYSKLTADMELLLTQVGYSEKEFNFQFEDKEHSDEWLALIEDLEAASKKEESDEFSGLVATYAGIADRSIIEKNSLIDLDLNYGYYLEKIDNVSLENRVRNAKTKEYIDSMISRVRQSNNVFKLGSIFFIFFLLLFGSIMLAIYSRKTTAPILSLIDVSKKILGGDLSVRARIRSNDEMGYLSDTFDKMLDSIDEKNVRLKKESLQLKTLLSSISEGLLLIDEKYNILLANTAASLITRTASKDLQGKNLKETLEILHNMDMVPSDKWPFEHVFKTGRSISLKLNDEYYFKTREGRIFPVEIMIAPIESGNSTGAIVVFKDITEMKLIEEEREFSRKNLESVLKSIYIERDNVQEEKDKLEALLNSMGDAVLAIDEEKKVIAFNPVAEKITGLGVDEFEGETFSKKIKFIEEETQKTKEDFIDKVLLKGEKVELDDLAILNKKGKMVLVDINAAPIKNYKGVIIGCIIIFKDVTFKREAERMRTDFISIVSHQLRTPLSAMKWFLEILLDGDVGALKKEQKDVVSEIHESNKNMINFVNQMLNVSRIESRRLAINIEKIKLCKTISELLKEIKPFFTEKKQKISYNCIADKDLEINTDKNLLRNVLSSVLLNASRYTPQKGIIELQVSRYNKDFVLFKIKDNGIGIPEDEQVKIFRKFARASNAIRYEANGTGLGLYIVKSIINMVCGKIWFESVENKGTTFYFTIPIENMVCEIDENDKKMLI